In the genome of Ureibacillus sp. FSL W7-1570, the window AACATTTGGTTGATAATAGCTATAAAAGCTGTCAATGACACGACTGACAGTGGCATGAGAAACATGATGTTTCATCGCAATATCTTTTTCGGATATTTTATCTTTGGCGTTTAAAGCAATCGATACTTTGGTATTGTTGGAAATGCAACAGTTTTTAGCCACGACGCTCGTTTTTCAAGTAAACGTGGAATGACAATGTTTACAGAAATACAGCTGTTTCCGCAATTTTAAGTAGGTATGAAAACCTGAAATGCTAGGCATTTTAATAAGAGACGTTTTAAAACCGTGTTTAATGATTTGATCATCAAAGACATGGCCACAAGCATAACAAGCTTTTGGTTGATAAGTTAATTGGCCATAAAAGACTTTTGATTGGACCCCTTTAATGAGTTCTTCTGCACAAAAATTTTCATCAAATGTGATATTTTTGTCTTTTATATTGAGTAGGTTTCGTATAGAATGATGGTGAGACATGTGACACAACTCCTTTGGAAAATGTGTTTTGGCGATTACATTTTACCAGAGTTTTGTCACTGTCTCATTTTTTTTTGTTCAAAAAAATTGGTGCTGGTTTATACTCACCAACACCAAATATTATAGAGCCTTTTTAACCAAAGGGTATTCAAGGGGTATTCAGCTCTATTTTTTAAATGAAAAACCCTTCCCGTTTCTCACGGGAAGAGGCTGTAAACGTTGATATAATAACGATATTAACGTTTTGAGAATTGTGGTGCGCGACGAGCGCCTTTGAGACCGTATTTTTTACGTTCTTTTATTCGCAAATTTTACTACTTTATATAAACTTACACAGGACCTTGATATATCAATTTTTTATAGTTGAGAGTTTTGCAAAATTAGATTTTTATTAAAAAGAGTTTTAAAAGAAACCCAAATAAATTGGGGTATTTTGTATCTTTGGTTTACAAATATTCTGTTTGTCCTTTTTTGGGCGTACTTGCAGAATTTTTCGCTTTAAAAATTTTTTAAGCGGTTTGTTGCTTTTTACTCTCTTTTGCCATTGCGAGAGCTGAAACCAGTAATACGATGGCGTTCAAGTAAATATGAGTTTTTACTTTATCGATTCCCCACACATGCAGGGAGTTCGCTGTAAGATAACTTTTCATTCTTGAATTGCACCGTTCTACACTGGTTCGCTCATTGTAAAGTTCTTTCCAACGTTTGGAATCGCGGTGTGGATTAGAGTACCGGCGAAGATCCTTATTCACGTTAATTTTTACTACCATTCCATAGTTGGAGGATGAACAGGCTGCCATTCCTAATGGGCAATCCACTTTTCCGGTTGCGTGTGGACATCTGAATTTGAGCTGATCCTTATTGGCGCCCCAATAAGTCATTTCGTACCCCATCGAACAGCGTGGGGTTCCATTGGAGGCAATTCCTTCGGGAGGCTCCTTTTCATTACGCAAATTGAGTGGAATAATAGCTTGAGCCCCGATGTTCTTGGCGGATTCGTAGTTTTTTAGCTGGTCGTACCCACCATCCATTATCAGGAAATCAATTTTAGAGTTTGTACAACTCTTTACTTGTTCAATTAATTGTGGTGCG includes:
- a CDS encoding transposase family protein codes for the protein MSHHHSIRNLLNIKDKNITFDENFCAEELIKGVQSKVFYGQLTYQPKACYACGHVFDDQIIKHGFKTSLIKMPSISGFHTYLKLRKQLYFCKHCHSTFT